In Nocardioides jishulii, the DNA window TGGTCCGGCCAGGCCGGCCAGTCCCCCTACCCGCAGCCCGGGTATGGCCAGGTGCCGCCCTCGTACGGACTGGTGCCACCGTCGTACGGGCAGGTTCCGCCCTCGTACGGCCAGGTCCCCCCGTCGTACGGGCCACCGGCCCAGTTCGGCACCCGGCAGGCGGCGCACAAGCCGGGGGCGGTCCCGCTGCGTCCGTTGGGCCTGGGCGACCTCCTCGACGGTGCCGTCAAGATCGTGCGGATCAACCCCGGCGCGACGATCGGCGCCAGCACCCTGCTCGGCGCGGTGGCCATCACGGTGCCGGCGGTCGTCAGCACGGTCTTCGGCCTCGGCGGAAGCCTCGACCTGCTGGTCTCCGAGGACTCCACCTTCGTCAGTGACTCCGACGTCATGGGCCTCGTGCTCACGGGCCTGTCCTGGGTCTTCGGCCTCCTTCTGCTCAGCTTCGGCGGCGTGTACGTGCAGGCGATGGTCGCCCACACCGTGCAGGCCGCCGCGATCGGCCGCACGCTCACGTTGGCCCAGGCCTGGGCGGCCACCCGCGGGCAACGCGCGCGCCTGCTCGGCCTGGCCCTCCTGCTCGGACTGATCGGCAGTGCCCCGGTGGCGGTCTTCGTCGTCGTGGTGGCGCTCTTCGCCAGCAGCGGGATGTTCGGCAGCGCCCTGGCCCTGGCCCTCGTGGTCATCCCGGTCCTGATCGCGGTCTACGCCTGGTACTTCGTGAAGGTCTACACGCTCTCCGTGCCGGCCCTGGCCGTCGAGGACCTGCGTCCGCTCGCCGCGATCTCGCGCGGCTCCCGCCTGTCCCGGGGGCACTTCTGGCGGATCCTGGGGACGGTCCTGCTCGTCTCCATCCTGGTGCAGATCGCCCTGTCGTTGATCACGATGCCGATCGGCTTCCTCGCGGTGGTGCCGCCCCTCGCCGGCGCCTCGGAGGCGACCACCCTCGTGTCCCTCGTGGCTGTCCAGGCCCTCACGCTCCTCATC includes these proteins:
- a CDS encoding proline-rich domain-containing protein: MAGHEQTPPSDPSDANRGWAAPGDPATAQGGQAPGWSGQAGQSPYPQPGYGQVPPSYGLVPPSYGQVPPSYGQVPPSYGPPAQFGTRQAAHKPGAVPLRPLGLGDLLDGAVKIVRINPGATIGASTLLGAVAITVPAVVSTVFGLGGSLDLLVSEDSTFVSDSDVMGLVLTGLSWVFGLLLLSFGGVYVQAMVAHTVQAAAIGRTLTLAQAWAATRGQRARLLGLALLLGLIGSAPVAVFVVVVALFASSGMFGSALALALVVIPVLIAVYAWYFVKVYTLSVPALAVEDLRPLAAISRGSRLSRGHFWRILGTVLLVSILVQIALSLITMPIGFLAVVPPLAGASEATTLVSLVAVQALTLLITTSLSVPVMAAVAALLHLDMRIRHEAYDVELLTRSTSS